Proteins from a single region of Catenulispora acidiphila DSM 44928:
- a CDS encoding Tc toxin subunit A-related protein — MSGLTPSFEVPAEYFYALGSTMPTTIDAATRLTIAGGRAEAALVAAFQQAIDDGTIDVTGLITPLQAARRIIALAGTKGTDPPCRIGPTGDPTKLVSAWLASTNPDAALWSGLLTTGTAAAQAANRRGQLRLILCALTGFDDVSPATVLSDLVTAVRQPLGTPPGSGGLGVTDADGLAAVTADEWTAFLTANPQFLPAFTNPPGATVSVPDRIRAFLRSLQHFYDIGTATPADVILAPGSAPQLDRYGFDPLQAFLVEYYNATGTAFTFGTSAPGDAPAQAAITAVFPSDPAAAAWLAAAVKSIGELTTVTAGLIPAANANAGSLQFSIIEALYTRGFTGKDAITALDEADFATSVAGSVAHQWAAAIWAAAGGSLTPPTGTSGPFVPVNADGGLIDCIPPEELSPLGPLAYLSELLKTGPDSTCAQPVSPSGADFGTLLKPRRGDLAALQADAANLSTPIPLVDLVDESLEYLAAGVVAGGGTATGIGGVVHDTAETSVRDHRLAPPGAAAEPGPPFRHEAAALFRALPQYSSPASPVAEPSGYAALATDFSSPSLPYSQPLDVSRSHLRELGTNRFELLRRFRAQITEFVLDTTDPAGFDSALWRFPVRRDIAVEYLDIDPVEADQLFTAPIAASILYGFAESSSQDGEWVQTAVVLSEFLERTGLDYCEFLDLWRSDFVPFSRVDRDREGGGVGFDDCPPCDPDRIGLRFNQDTDVTAALAELALFIRLWRKLKKHRCGGYTFAELADICTVLGMFDAAGNLNPDFIAQLAAFQMLRDLLCLPLGEVAVRNTDSEQLLTGAIRLRLLALWDPSAAPEDWDWAVGELLKRLEQYAAEAHHRPRREAEDVKLEPAVLDALSVLAGFDPAVATDTWHASPTRTLRFVEVLAKVDASSFTVGEIELLCSGTHVSGDDPFLPQSDGDAEDDPLELPDDGRGHSLWALRARLLEAEADAEDLDHWSWPRIQNALIEEFGYAPSGSADPLTSLAQHAFPHVLEREGQPVTPAERRYRSPLSAGSTTPGMWNGDPDGAFGYDTATENLWTELPLSDEDVLASLARVRQLKGGAAGSSELLAVQELYWQPRADLAALGFLFPDLADADRHLIQHGDERARWHYFQHAFVVARKRCRIIAEHLARHADPHPHRDRDSEASDRDSEASDRNSEHREHEAFERAWLVLKSLHADENAATAPWERPDGSPPPLTWPQATGGAFAALLGLCGTGLTTEYSSPDGAALWRETSGGLDGFGRVRDRWNAPLPTLLPALDASAPAGTDVTVKNGLAFSDERDELLGGAQGHDVSWSGVLLIEHSGRHRFAAGAPTPDGERPDFERAERCAWRIRLERGPRTWVLLSHGWSGQPNTAHETELDLRRGAYTIVVEFQRPTPAFRQSDDIRRQHTGFQLKYAGPDTGEELVTVPRSRLFIASKTGPLGADLDFDSPAAQAAIDGRYPSTLRDIRRTYQRAFLALCLTGRFELSARRHEDGQSELGYLIEHPDRFAGAAFRRESGGFAGHPAWFDLDFLPVTDPYLPPTASQDQRVAPSLGRQAALFDWWERLVDYTGLRAENAHRGRRQRGGLWRLFQDAGEAAPGDVLQLAPHLRVELDHNDLVQTYDGLQALLGEPELTAANLLDERWPVRCFHAEQWTRAVERRRAGEPIGAAQPALWAAADPSTGAPSGNDLLTGFVQDGMIESGDPHRYRDLRALDDGLRERARHALLAYLCGMDRVQLPWPVPAFAARPQDLSDLLLLDVEAGIGERASRIEDAITAVQAFVRRARLHLEPGVTLPAAFLELWDGRFASFRCWQACRRRELYPENAIQWSELEAARRDEGFRFLEHELRDHALTIPVPAGIQYWTAPQPPAHPALPVLQARQPSTLHLPVTADPTTAPAAAVPAEAFGLLGRPDRSARPAWLALLTTKQPPTPHQGDPSGQPPSEGNQHPDAAPNSAVEAPADGPASVVVPPPHAANPLPYWIEAAVRLGVRFLRVAAAGEPAGTSVLAAPDETGPCCTQCAAVHPPCVDEYYFWLAESDYYDLPDPQDADRYGATDDDSDWENPAQFPKLLAWDSHPMVHLHWSRVHNGEFGELRRSTEGVALDSSLLGDPGGPPTLQLRGRRADSLVFRVDDGSGGSGAIPVFEGGSGFAWQPAYTGWTAETGWRYDLADDDAVLLPLVASAPDPVLLPPVMPGSADFGGLAAYPFFAYFSPGAPLVPLSAFAPAAAVADALRAHCRYEAALDWYRLYYDPFAQDNQWDQSSQTPAAARQRASILAQLETLLSWADRLLGAHRDCASVESTGSPESSAMARTVLDAANRILGAAPKTVVKGAATGSVQTVGTFTPLSPRLNPRLVSLYERVRDRLTVIHERDNHRRRRSAEDRDARSFWGEDPTRDGWQSTETDCCDTACSPPSPYRFQYLVQKALDVAGEVRAFGDALLSAYEKGDAEYLAALRAGHERQMQTLTLAVRKDQWRDADWQVQALKQAKLSAHNQLSYYTGLVNGGLNAGENLYVDLTGVGVGLEVAAQVFEMIAQLGGVIPDAYVGTEDFTKIPMTGSSFTDFFDSAGKALGFLAQDVLGGAGLAETEGGWERRLAEWQHEIDIYTIEIERLIREILGAERRSDAALRELNDQQRMIEQGKELEDFLRDKFTNHALYLFFQRETATLYRQAYELAMDLARQAERAFNLERGHTAERFVPCEPWDDLHEGLLAGERLEVALRRMEKTYLDRNRREYELTKHVSLRRDFPLALLKLKTDGECEIEIPEGMFDLDYPGQYLRRMKSMLVTIPCIVGDTGVHCRLTLVGHQTRIDPRLHGPVQRCCTHPGPSCGCGEEPDGDAEGYRPIPGDPRIVRSFAATEAIATSTGQNDSGMFELNFRDERYLPFEFAGAVSRWRIELPRENNQFDVDSITDLVLHLNYTAREGGDALRKAAAAACRNRLPGDGVQLFDVRHDFPDAWAGLRPRWREDRDDRDGDRRRILRPALTASHFPFVQGRRVRHLNQLFVFFAAPDAEPGRHHLVRFRPAENERDDRDAVQDVICVATRAWPGLFCGVVDLRETPVHPVPADRPEALFTLEFPEDVGEICAAYLLAGYSAQCRPRCGEPARQRCDCGCGGE, encoded by the coding sequence ATGTCAGGGCTGACGCCGAGCTTCGAGGTTCCCGCAGAGTACTTCTACGCGCTCGGCAGCACGATGCCGACCACGATCGACGCCGCCACCCGGCTGACGATCGCCGGCGGCCGGGCCGAAGCGGCGCTCGTCGCCGCCTTCCAGCAGGCGATCGACGACGGCACGATCGACGTCACCGGCCTCATCACGCCGCTGCAGGCCGCGCGCCGCATCATCGCGCTGGCCGGCACCAAGGGCACCGACCCGCCGTGCCGCATCGGCCCGACCGGCGACCCGACGAAGCTGGTCTCCGCCTGGCTGGCGAGCACCAACCCCGACGCCGCCTTGTGGAGCGGCCTGCTCACCACCGGCACCGCGGCCGCGCAGGCCGCCAACCGGCGCGGCCAGCTGCGGCTCATCCTGTGCGCGCTGACCGGATTCGACGACGTCTCTCCGGCCACCGTGCTCAGCGACCTGGTCACGGCGGTCCGCCAGCCGCTCGGCACGCCGCCGGGCAGCGGCGGGCTCGGCGTCACCGACGCCGACGGGCTCGCCGCGGTCACCGCCGACGAGTGGACCGCGTTCCTCACCGCGAACCCGCAGTTCCTGCCCGCCTTCACCAACCCGCCCGGCGCGACGGTCTCGGTGCCGGACCGCATCCGCGCGTTCCTGCGTTCCCTGCAGCACTTCTACGACATCGGCACCGCCACGCCGGCCGACGTGATCCTCGCTCCGGGCAGCGCTCCGCAGCTCGACCGCTACGGCTTCGACCCGCTGCAGGCGTTCCTGGTCGAGTACTACAACGCCACCGGGACGGCCTTCACCTTCGGGACCAGCGCTCCCGGCGACGCGCCGGCGCAAGCAGCGATCACCGCGGTGTTCCCCAGCGATCCCGCCGCCGCAGCCTGGCTGGCTGCGGCCGTGAAGAGCATCGGCGAGCTCACCACGGTGACCGCGGGCCTGATCCCGGCGGCGAACGCCAACGCCGGCAGCCTCCAGTTCTCGATCATCGAGGCCTTGTACACCCGCGGTTTCACCGGCAAGGACGCCATCACCGCGCTGGACGAGGCCGACTTCGCGACCTCGGTCGCCGGCTCGGTGGCCCATCAGTGGGCCGCCGCGATCTGGGCGGCGGCCGGCGGCTCCTTGACCCCGCCGACCGGGACCTCGGGCCCGTTCGTCCCGGTCAACGCCGACGGCGGCCTCATCGACTGCATTCCGCCGGAAGAGCTGTCCCCGCTCGGTCCGCTCGCCTATCTCAGCGAACTGCTGAAGACCGGCCCGGACTCCACCTGTGCGCAGCCGGTGTCGCCCTCCGGCGCCGATTTCGGCACGCTGCTGAAGCCGCGCCGGGGCGACCTGGCCGCTTTGCAGGCCGACGCCGCGAATCTCAGCACGCCGATACCGCTCGTCGATCTGGTCGATGAGAGCCTGGAGTACCTGGCCGCCGGGGTGGTGGCCGGCGGCGGGACCGCGACCGGGATCGGCGGCGTGGTCCACGACACCGCCGAGACCTCCGTGCGCGATCATCGCCTGGCGCCTCCCGGAGCCGCCGCCGAGCCCGGACCGCCGTTCCGGCACGAAGCCGCTGCCCTGTTCCGCGCACTGCCGCAGTACTCCTCGCCGGCCAGTCCGGTCGCCGAGCCGAGCGGCTACGCGGCGCTGGCCACCGACTTCTCCAGTCCCAGCCTGCCGTACAGCCAGCCGCTCGACGTCTCCCGCTCGCATCTGCGCGAGCTCGGCACGAACCGTTTCGAGCTGCTGCGCCGTTTCCGCGCGCAGATCACCGAGTTCGTCCTGGACACCACCGATCCGGCGGGCTTCGACAGCGCACTGTGGCGCTTCCCGGTGCGGCGCGACATCGCCGTGGAGTACCTGGACATCGATCCGGTCGAGGCCGACCAGCTGTTCACCGCGCCGATCGCGGCGTCCATCCTGTACGGCTTCGCGGAGTCGTCGAGCCAGGACGGCGAATGGGTCCAGACCGCCGTCGTGCTCAGCGAATTCCTCGAACGCACCGGCCTGGACTACTGCGAGTTCCTCGACCTGTGGCGCTCGGACTTCGTCCCCTTCTCGCGCGTCGACCGCGACCGCGAGGGTGGCGGCGTCGGCTTCGACGACTGCCCGCCGTGCGATCCCGACAGGATCGGGCTGCGGTTCAATCAGGATACTGATGTTACGGCCGCACTGGCCGAACTGGCGCTGTTCATCCGTCTGTGGCGCAAGCTCAAGAAGCACCGTTGCGGCGGCTACACCTTCGCCGAACTGGCCGACATCTGCACCGTCCTCGGCATGTTCGACGCCGCCGGAAACCTCAACCCGGACTTCATCGCGCAGCTGGCCGCCTTCCAGATGCTGCGCGACCTGCTGTGCCTGCCGCTCGGCGAGGTCGCGGTCCGGAACACGGACTCCGAGCAGCTCCTGACCGGCGCGATCCGGTTGCGCCTGCTGGCGTTGTGGGATCCCTCGGCCGCGCCGGAGGACTGGGACTGGGCCGTCGGCGAACTGCTGAAGCGGCTGGAGCAGTACGCCGCCGAAGCCCACCACCGTCCGCGCCGCGAGGCAGAGGACGTCAAGCTGGAGCCGGCGGTCCTGGACGCTCTGTCCGTCCTGGCCGGCTTCGACCCGGCCGTCGCCACCGACACCTGGCACGCCTCGCCGACCCGCACCCTGCGCTTCGTCGAGGTCCTGGCCAAGGTGGACGCCTCCTCGTTCACCGTCGGCGAGATCGAGCTGCTGTGCTCCGGAACCCATGTCTCCGGCGACGACCCCTTCCTGCCGCAGTCCGACGGCGACGCCGAGGACGACCCGCTGGAGCTGCCCGACGACGGTCGCGGCCACTCGCTGTGGGCGCTGCGCGCGCGCCTGCTGGAAGCCGAGGCCGATGCCGAGGACCTGGATCACTGGAGCTGGCCGCGGATCCAGAACGCGCTGATCGAAGAGTTCGGATACGCCCCGTCCGGCTCCGCCGACCCGCTGACGTCGCTGGCTCAGCACGCCTTCCCGCACGTCCTGGAACGCGAGGGCCAGCCGGTGACCCCGGCCGAACGCCGGTATCGCAGCCCTCTGAGTGCGGGCAGCACGACCCCCGGCATGTGGAACGGCGACCCCGACGGGGCGTTCGGCTACGACACGGCCACCGAGAACCTGTGGACCGAACTGCCGCTGTCCGATGAGGACGTGCTGGCCTCGCTGGCCAGGGTGCGCCAGCTCAAGGGCGGCGCCGCCGGGAGCAGCGAGCTGCTGGCGGTCCAGGAGCTGTACTGGCAGCCGCGCGCGGACCTGGCGGCGCTCGGCTTCCTGTTCCCGGATCTCGCCGACGCCGACCGGCATCTGATCCAGCACGGCGACGAGCGCGCGCGCTGGCACTACTTCCAGCACGCTTTCGTGGTGGCGCGCAAGCGATGCCGCATCATCGCCGAGCATCTCGCCCGGCACGCCGACCCGCACCCGCATCGCGACCGGGACAGCGAGGCCAGCGACCGGGACAGCGAGGCCAGCGACCGGAACAGCGAACACCGGGAGCACGAAGCCTTCGAGCGCGCCTGGCTGGTCCTGAAATCGCTGCACGCCGACGAGAACGCCGCGACCGCGCCGTGGGAGCGGCCGGACGGCTCGCCGCCGCCGCTCACCTGGCCTCAGGCCACCGGCGGTGCGTTCGCGGCGCTGTTGGGCCTGTGCGGCACCGGCCTGACCACCGAGTATTCGAGCCCTGACGGCGCCGCGCTGTGGCGCGAGACCTCCGGCGGGCTCGACGGGTTCGGCCGCGTCCGCGACCGCTGGAACGCCCCGTTGCCGACCCTGCTCCCGGCGCTGGACGCGAGCGCCCCGGCCGGAACCGACGTCACCGTCAAGAACGGCCTGGCCTTCTCCGACGAGCGCGACGAACTCCTGGGCGGGGCGCAAGGGCACGACGTCTCCTGGAGCGGCGTTCTGCTCATCGAGCACAGCGGCCGCCACCGGTTCGCCGCGGGAGCACCCACGCCCGACGGCGAGCGCCCCGACTTCGAACGCGCCGAGCGCTGCGCCTGGCGGATCCGGCTGGAGCGCGGCCCGCGCACCTGGGTCCTGCTCAGCCACGGCTGGTCCGGCCAGCCGAACACCGCGCACGAGACCGAACTCGACCTGCGGCGCGGCGCCTACACGATCGTCGTGGAGTTCCAGCGGCCCACACCGGCCTTCCGGCAGAGCGACGACATCCGGCGCCAGCACACCGGCTTCCAGCTCAAGTACGCCGGCCCGGACACCGGCGAGGAGCTGGTGACGGTCCCGCGCAGCCGGCTGTTCATCGCCTCCAAGACCGGACCGCTCGGCGCCGACCTGGACTTCGACTCCCCGGCCGCCCAAGCCGCGATCGACGGCCGCTACCCGTCCACCTTGCGCGACATCCGGCGCACCTACCAGCGAGCGTTCCTCGCACTGTGCCTCACCGGCCGTTTCGAGCTGTCGGCACGCCGCCACGAGGACGGGCAATCAGAGCTCGGATACCTGATCGAGCACCCCGACCGCTTCGCCGGAGCCGCGTTCCGCCGCGAAAGCGGCGGCTTCGCCGGGCACCCCGCCTGGTTCGACCTCGACTTCCTGCCGGTCACCGACCCCTACCTGCCGCCGACGGCGAGCCAGGACCAACGGGTCGCGCCCTCGCTCGGACGGCAGGCCGCGCTGTTCGACTGGTGGGAGCGTCTGGTCGACTACACCGGCTTGCGCGCTGAGAACGCGCACCGCGGCCGCCGGCAGCGCGGCGGCTTGTGGCGGCTGTTCCAGGACGCCGGCGAAGCCGCGCCCGGCGACGTCCTGCAGCTCGCCCCGCACCTGCGCGTCGAACTCGACCACAACGATCTGGTGCAGACCTACGACGGTCTGCAAGCCCTGCTCGGCGAGCCGGAGCTGACCGCCGCGAACCTGCTCGACGAGCGCTGGCCGGTGCGCTGCTTCCACGCCGAGCAGTGGACGCGCGCCGTGGAGCGCCGCCGCGCCGGTGAGCCGATCGGCGCCGCGCAGCCCGCGCTGTGGGCCGCCGCCGATCCCTCCACCGGGGCTCCGTCCGGCAACGACTTGCTCACCGGATTCGTCCAGGACGGCATGATCGAATCCGGAGATCCGCACCGCTACCGCGACCTGCGCGCCCTGGACGACGGGCTGCGGGAACGCGCCCGGCACGCGCTGCTGGCGTACCTGTGCGGCATGGACCGCGTGCAGCTGCCCTGGCCGGTCCCGGCGTTCGCAGCCCGGCCGCAGGATCTGTCGGACCTGCTGCTGCTCGACGTTGAGGCCGGGATCGGGGAGCGGGCCAGCCGGATCGAGGACGCGATCACGGCGGTCCAGGCGTTCGTCCGGCGCGCGCGGCTGCACCTGGAGCCCGGTGTGACGCTGCCCGCGGCGTTCCTGGAACTGTGGGACGGCCGCTTCGCCTCCTTCCGGTGCTGGCAGGCCTGCCGGCGTCGCGAGCTGTATCCGGAGAACGCGATCCAGTGGTCCGAGCTCGAGGCCGCGCGGCGGGACGAGGGCTTCCGCTTCCTGGAGCACGAGCTGCGCGACCACGCGCTGACCATCCCGGTCCCGGCCGGGATCCAGTACTGGACCGCGCCCCAGCCGCCCGCACACCCCGCGCTGCCGGTACTGCAGGCGCGTCAGCCTTCGACGCTGCACCTGCCGGTCACGGCCGATCCGACCACAGCGCCGGCCGCCGCCGTCCCAGCTGAGGCGTTCGGCCTGCTCGGACGCCCGGACCGGAGCGCGCGGCCGGCGTGGCTGGCGCTGCTGACCACCAAGCAGCCGCCGACGCCGCACCAGGGCGACCCGTCCGGGCAGCCGCCGAGTGAGGGTAATCAGCATCCTGACGCAGCCCCGAATTCAGCCGTCGAGGCGCCCGCCGACGGTCCCGCCTCCGTGGTCGTTCCGCCTCCGCATGCCGCGAACCCGCTGCCGTACTGGATCGAGGCCGCGGTCCGGCTCGGCGTGCGGTTCCTGCGGGTCGCGGCGGCCGGCGAGCCGGCGGGTACGTCAGTACTGGCGGCGCCGGATGAAACAGGACCCTGTTGCACGCAGTGCGCAGCGGTCCACCCGCCATGCGTCGACGAGTACTACTTCTGGCTCGCCGAGTCGGACTACTACGACCTGCCCGACCCGCAGGATGCCGACCGCTACGGCGCCACCGACGACGACTCCGACTGGGAGAACCCGGCGCAGTTCCCGAAGCTGCTGGCCTGGGATTCGCATCCGATGGTGCATCTGCATTGGAGCCGTGTGCACAACGGCGAATTCGGCGAGCTGCGCCGCTCCACCGAGGGCGTGGCGCTGGATTCCTCGCTGCTCGGCGATCCCGGCGGCCCGCCGACCTTGCAGCTGCGCGGACGGCGCGCCGACTCGCTGGTGTTCCGGGTCGACGACGGCTCCGGCGGATCCGGCGCGATCCCGGTCTTCGAAGGCGGCTCGGGCTTCGCGTGGCAGCCTGCTTACACCGGCTGGACCGCCGAGACCGGCTGGCGCTACGACCTGGCCGACGACGACGCCGTCCTGCTCCCGCTGGTGGCCTCGGCGCCGGATCCGGTGCTGCTGCCGCCGGTGATGCCGGGGTCCGCAGACTTCGGCGGGCTCGCGGCGTACCCGTTCTTCGCGTACTTCAGCCCCGGTGCGCCACTGGTGCCGCTGTCGGCGTTCGCACCGGCCGCCGCCGTGGCCGACGCGCTGCGCGCGCACTGCCGCTACGAGGCCGCGCTGGACTGGTACCGGCTGTACTACGACCCGTTCGCGCAGGACAACCAGTGGGATCAGAGCTCGCAGACGCCCGCCGCGGCCCGGCAGCGCGCGAGCATCCTCGCCCAGCTCGAAACCCTGCTCTCCTGGGCCGACCGGCTTCTCGGCGCGCACCGTGACTGCGCATCCGTGGAGTCCACCGGCTCTCCGGAGTCCTCCGCGATGGCCCGCACCGTCTTGGACGCCGCCAACCGGATTCTCGGCGCCGCGCCCAAGACAGTCGTCAAGGGAGCAGCCACCGGTTCGGTCCAGACGGTCGGTACCTTCACCCCGCTCAGTCCGCGCCTCAACCCGCGCCTGGTCTCGCTCTACGAACGCGTCCGCGACCGCCTGACCGTGATCCACGAACGCGACAACCATCGTCGCCGTCGCTCCGCCGAGGACCGAGACGCCCGCTCCTTCTGGGGCGAGGACCCGACCCGTGACGGCTGGCAGAGTACTGAGACAGACTGCTGCGACACCGCGTGCTCCCCGCCGAGTCCCTACCGCTTCCAGTATCTGGTGCAGAAGGCGCTGGACGTGGCCGGCGAGGTCCGGGCCTTCGGCGACGCACTGCTTTCCGCCTACGAGAAGGGCGACGCGGAGTACCTGGCCGCGCTGCGGGCCGGGCACGAGCGGCAGATGCAGACCCTGACCCTGGCCGTGCGCAAGGACCAGTGGCGCGACGCCGACTGGCAGGTCCAGGCGCTCAAGCAGGCCAAGCTCAGCGCGCACAATCAGCTCTCGTACTACACGGGTCTGGTCAACGGCGGGCTGAACGCCGGCGAGAACCTGTACGTGGACCTGACCGGCGTCGGCGTCGGACTCGAGGTCGCGGCTCAGGTGTTCGAGATGATCGCACAGCTCGGCGGGGTGATCCCGGACGCGTATGTCGGGACCGAGGACTTCACCAAGATCCCGATGACCGGATCCAGCTTCACCGACTTCTTCGACTCCGCGGGCAAGGCTCTGGGCTTCCTGGCCCAGGACGTCCTCGGCGGCGCGGGTCTGGCCGAGACCGAGGGCGGCTGGGAGCGCCGGCTGGCCGAGTGGCAGCACGAGATCGACATCTACACCATCGAGATCGAGCGCCTGATCCGCGAGATCCTCGGCGCCGAGCGCCGCTCCGACGCGGCGCTGCGGGAGCTGAACGACCAGCAGCGCATGATCGAGCAGGGCAAGGAGCTGGAGGACTTCCTGCGCGACAAGTTCACCAACCACGCGCTGTACCTGTTCTTCCAGCGCGAGACGGCCACGCTCTACCGCCAGGCCTACGAGCTCGCCATGGACCTCGCGCGGCAGGCCGAGCGGGCGTTCAACCTGGAGCGCGGCCACACCGCCGAGCGCTTCGTCCCGTGCGAGCCGTGGGACGACCTGCATGAGGGCCTGCTGGCCGGGGAGCGTCTGGAAGTCGCGCTGCGCCGCATGGAGAAGACGTACCTGGACCGCAACCGGCGCGAGTACGAGCTGACCAAGCACGTCTCGTTGCGGCGCGACTTCCCGCTGGCGTTGCTCAAGCTCAAGACCGACGGGGAGTGCGAGATCGAGATCCCGGAGGGGATGTTCGACCTCGACTATCCGGGCCAGTATCTGCGCCGGATGAAGAGCATGTTGGTGACCATCCCCTGCATCGTGGGGGACACCGGCGTCCACTGCCGGCTGACGCTGGTGGGCCACCAGACCCGGATCGATCCCCGGCTGCACGGTCCGGTTCAGCGCTGCTGCACGCACCCCGGGCCGTCCTGCGGCTGCGGGGAGGAGCCGGACGGCGACGCCGAGGGCTACCGTCCGATCCCGGGCGACCCGCGCATCGTCCGCTCGTTCGCGGCCACGGAGGCCATCGCCACCTCGACCGGGCAGAACGACAGCGGGATGTTCGAGCTGAACTTCCGCGACGAGCGCTACCTGCCCTTCGAGTTCGCCGGGGCGGTCAGCCGGTGGCGCATCGAGCTGCCCCGGGAGAACAACCAGTTCGACGTCGACTCGATCACCGATCTGGTGCTGCACCTGAACTACACCGCGCGGGAAGGCGGCGACGCGCTCCGCAAGGCCGCCGCGGCCGCGTGCCGGAACCGGCTGCCCGGCGACGGCGTGCAGCTGTTCGACGTCCGGCACGACTTCCCGGACGCGTGGGCGGGGCTGCGTCCCCGATGGCGTGAGGACCGCGACGACCGTGACGGCGACCGTCGCAGGATCCTGCGACCAGCTCTCACCGCCTCGCACTTCCCCTTCGTCCAGGGCCGCCGGGTCCGCCACCTGAACCAGCTGTTCGTGTTCTTCGCCGCGCCGGACGCCGAACCGGGACGGCACCACCTGGTGCGCTTCCGTCCGGCCGAGAACGAGCGGGACGACCGCGACGCCGTGCAGGACGTGATCTGCGTCGCGACCCGAGCCTGGCCAGGGCTCTTCTGCGGCGTGGTGGACCTGCGCGAGACGCCGGTGCACCCGGTGCCGGCAGACCGTCCCGAGGCGCTGTTCACCCTGGAGTTCCCGGAGGACGTCGGCGAGATCTGCGCCGCTTACCTGCTGGCCGGGTACTCGGCGCAATGCCGTCCGCGGTGCGGGGAGCCCGCCAGGCAGCGGTGTGATTGCGGGTGCGGAGGTGAATGA
- a CDS encoding SAM-dependent methyltransferase, with product MPKQPLQGEEPTADSSSLPPSVDISVAHPARMYDYYLGGKDNYPADRAAAENVLAVLPEGRDMAIANRAFLGRAVRHLADAGIDQFLDIGTGIPGPGNTGQVADAVRPGSRVVYVDNDPIVLAHSRALLARHDPDRTAVVQADLRSPAAILNHHDVRTVLDFTKPIALLLVAVLHFIKEEEDPAAIVAELLAALAPGSYLVISHGTDEFDTSRARAAVRNYDKATAPFVLRSHNQIHAFFDTLKLDAPGLVQLPWWRPDGEIPPGSEAIWLYGGVGRKA from the coding sequence ATGCCGAAGCAGCCGTTGCAGGGAGAAGAGCCGACAGCAGACTCGAGCAGCCTGCCGCCGTCCGTCGACATCTCGGTCGCCCACCCGGCGCGCATGTACGACTATTACCTCGGTGGCAAAGACAACTACCCAGCCGACCGCGCAGCCGCCGAGAACGTCCTGGCCGTCCTGCCCGAGGGACGCGACATGGCGATCGCCAACCGGGCGTTCCTCGGTCGGGCGGTACGCCACCTGGCCGACGCCGGCATCGATCAGTTCCTGGACATAGGCACGGGCATCCCGGGCCCGGGAAACACCGGCCAGGTCGCCGACGCCGTACGCCCCGGATCCCGCGTCGTCTACGTGGACAACGACCCGATCGTGCTTGCACACTCCAGAGCCCTGCTGGCCCGTCACGACCCCGACCGCACCGCCGTCGTCCAAGCCGACCTCCGCAGCCCGGCAGCGATCCTGAACCACCACGACGTACGCACGGTCCTGGACTTCACCAAGCCCATCGCACTCCTGCTGGTCGCGGTCCTCCACTTCATCAAAGAGGAAGAAGACCCCGCCGCCATCGTCGCCGAACTCCTGGCAGCCCTAGCCCCCGGCAGCTACCTGGTCATCTCCCACGGCACCGACGAATTCGACACCTCCCGAGCCCGAGCCGCGGTCCGCAACTACGACAAGGCCACCGCCCCCTTCGTCCTGCGCAGCCACAACCAGATCCACGCATTCTTCGACACCCTGAAGCTGGACGCCCCCGGCCTGGTGCAACTCCCCTGGTGGCGCCCCGACGGCGAGATCCCGCCGGGGTCCGAGGCGATCTGGCTGTATGGAGGGGTTGGACGCAAGGCTTAA
- a CDS encoding class I SAM-dependent methyltransferase, whose product MTVTDELDTGKQEAFAGRMVQIVNDACLGLMTGLGHDTHLFDTMAGMAAATSEEIARAAGLKERYVREWLGAMVAGGIVDYDAAHATYVLPPEHAASLTRAAGPGNLARIAQDLSMMGEVEQQVAEAFSTGAGVPYSAYPRFQAVQAEESGEVFDLALVDAIIPLAPGMTERLREGIDVLDIGTGQGHAVNVLAKAFPASRVHGVDRSEEGIAAARAEAAEWGLTNTDFQVGDSTDLPTDSYDLITAFDVIHDLAQPTRTLASIAGALREGGVFLMGDIAASSRVEDNIDHPLGPGLYTFSVFYCMSVSLSEHGEALGTVWGYQTALQMLAEAGFSNVETQRVEGDILNVYYVAQR is encoded by the coding sequence ATGACTGTCACAGACGAATTGGACACAGGTAAGCAGGAAGCGTTCGCGGGCCGCATGGTGCAGATCGTGAACGACGCCTGCCTGGGCCTGATGACGGGCCTGGGCCACGACACCCACCTGTTCGACACCATGGCCGGCATGGCTGCGGCCACCAGCGAGGAGATCGCGCGCGCCGCGGGGCTGAAGGAGCGGTATGTGCGGGAGTGGCTGGGCGCGATGGTCGCCGGCGGCATCGTCGACTACGACGCCGCGCACGCCACCTACGTGCTGCCGCCGGAACACGCGGCCTCGCTGACCCGCGCCGCCGGGCCGGGCAACCTGGCCCGCATCGCCCAGGACCTGTCCATGATGGGCGAAGTCGAGCAGCAGGTGGCCGAGGCGTTCAGCACCGGGGCGGGAGTGCCGTACTCGGCCTACCCCCGCTTCCAGGCGGTGCAGGCCGAGGAGTCCGGAGAGGTCTTCGACCTGGCGCTGGTCGACGCGATCATCCCGCTGGCGCCCGGCATGACCGAGCGGCTGCGCGAGGGCATCGACGTCCTGGACATCGGCACCGGACAAGGCCACGCGGTCAACGTGCTGGCCAAGGCCTTCCCCGCCAGCCGCGTCCACGGCGTGGACCGCTCCGAGGAGGGAATCGCCGCCGCCCGGGCCGAGGCCGCCGAGTGGGGTCTGACCAACACCGACTTCCAGGTGGGCGACTCCACCGACCTGCCCACCGACTCCTACGACCTCATCACGGCCTTCGACGTCATCCACGACCTGGCGCAACCGACGCGCACCCTGGCCTCGATCGCCGGCGCCCTCCGCGAGGGCGGAGTGTTCCTGATGGGAGACATCGCCGCCTCCAGCCGCGTGGAGGACAACATCGACCACCCGCTGGGACCAGGGCTGTACACCTTCTCGGTCTTCTACTGCATGAGCGTCTCCCTCAGCGAGCACGGCGAAGCGCTGGGCACCGTGTGGGGCTACCAGACCGCCTTGCAGATGCTCGCCGAGGCCGGCTTCAGCAACGTCGAGACCCAGCGCGTCGAAGGCGACATCCTGAACGTCTACTACGTGGCACAGCGCTGA